One window from the genome of Streptomyces sp. NBC_00708 encodes:
- a CDS encoding IclR family transcriptional regulator, which produces MGRLVPAVSRAFDVLELFLHGDGTLSAPEVTRKLQLPRTTVHELLTTLAARSYLVTDPDRPGRYRLGVRTYQLGSRYAEQLDLAAEGRQVARRVAADCGESVHVAILDGTDAVCVAQADSTHAVRTVSSAGHRLPAHCTSAGKMLLASLPAPELDARLDGLRLTALTPHTLTGERELRAALDAVRERGVAAEHQESDPGVSCVAAPVHDRSGRVVAALSVSVPMIRWSEERERELTALAVEGADELSGRLGHDRSIAG; this is translated from the coding sequence ATGGGGCGACTCGTGCCGGCGGTGAGCAGGGCGTTCGACGTGCTCGAACTCTTCCTCCACGGCGACGGCACACTCTCCGCGCCCGAGGTCACCCGCAAGCTCCAGCTGCCCCGGACCACCGTCCACGAGCTGCTCACCACGCTCGCCGCCCGGTCGTACCTGGTCACGGACCCGGACCGCCCCGGGCGGTACCGGCTGGGCGTGCGCACCTACCAGCTCGGCAGCCGGTACGCGGAACAGCTCGACCTCGCCGCCGAGGGCCGGCAGGTGGCCCGGCGCGTGGCCGCCGACTGCGGCGAGAGCGTGCATGTGGCGATCCTCGACGGCACCGACGCCGTCTGCGTCGCCCAGGCCGACTCCACCCACGCCGTGCGCACGGTGTCGTCGGCCGGGCACCGGCTGCCCGCCCACTGCACATCCGCCGGCAAGATGCTCCTCGCCTCGCTGCCCGCCCCGGAACTCGACGCCCGGCTCGACGGCCTGCGACTGACCGCCCTGACCCCGCACACCCTCACCGGTGAACGGGAACTGCGGGCCGCGCTCGACGCCGTACGGGAACGGGGCGTCGCGGCGGAGCACCAGGAGTCCGACCCGGGCGTCAGCTGTGTCGCCGCACCCGTGCACGACCGGTCGGGGCGGGTCGTCGCCGCGCTCTCCGTCTCGGTCCCCATGATCCGCTGGAGCGAGGAGCGCGAGCGGGAACTCACCGCCCTCGCCGTCGAGGGCGCCGACGAGCTGTCGGGCCGCCTGGGGCACGACCGGAGCATCGCCGGCTGA
- a CDS encoding aminotransferase class I/II-fold pyridoxal phosphate-dependent enzyme, giving the protein MGRERTGRQERATHTVREDRGPVRYGPPAPWPGLPVLPELAEVLASAAGRAAPEPAGGSAALREAACGYWERRGLRCGPEHVAAAPGTAPLLLALIAAHGGDVLLPRPCPASWIPQARLLGRPAYQVPTPAECGGVPDPYALLETVRRVRAEGGRPRLLLLSVADDPTATVAPPELLREACEAAVDEGLHIVSDETWRDTLHRPHDTVLVSPAEMCPDDVTVVCGLYGALTPAAWPVAVARFPGTARSAVRHARTLDVLTALGASIAGPVAAAAAHALREPPAVTERARRAAALHARLATEAHRAVLGWGAVARPPQAGRHLYADLGPLRSRLAARGVTDSLELEEYLSERLGAPTPGGHRFGDELGALRVRLGTGSLLGTTPEQQTGALTAADPLELPHIAAALSIFRAALDTPR; this is encoded by the coding sequence ATGGGCCGGGAGCGGACCGGGCGTCAGGAGCGGGCCACGCACACGGTGCGGGAGGACCGCGGGCCCGTACGGTACGGACCGCCGGCCCCCTGGCCGGGGCTGCCCGTGCTGCCGGAGCTGGCCGAGGTACTGGCCTCCGCCGCCGGCCGCGCCGCCCCCGAACCCGCCGGCGGATCGGCCGCCCTGCGCGAGGCCGCCTGCGGTTACTGGGAGCGGCGAGGACTGCGCTGCGGTCCCGAACACGTCGCCGCCGCTCCCGGCACCGCACCGCTGCTGCTCGCGCTGATCGCCGCGCACGGGGGCGACGTGCTGCTGCCGCGCCCCTGCCCCGCCTCCTGGATCCCGCAGGCCCGGCTGCTCGGCCGGCCCGCCTACCAGGTGCCGACGCCCGCCGAGTGCGGCGGTGTGCCCGACCCGTACGCGCTCCTCGAAACCGTACGCAGAGTGCGCGCCGAGGGCGGCCGGCCGCGGCTCCTGCTGCTCTCGGTGGCCGACGACCCCACCGCCACGGTCGCCCCGCCGGAACTCCTGCGCGAGGCCTGCGAGGCCGCCGTGGACGAGGGGCTGCACATCGTCAGCGACGAGACCTGGCGGGACACCCTGCACCGGCCGCACGACACGGTGCTGGTCAGCCCCGCCGAGATGTGCCCGGACGACGTCACCGTGGTCTGCGGCCTGTACGGGGCGCTGACCCCGGCCGCCTGGCCCGTCGCCGTCGCCCGCTTCCCCGGCACCGCGCGCTCCGCCGTACGCCACGCCCGCACGCTCGACGTCCTCACCGCGCTCGGCGCCTCGATCGCGGGCCCGGTCGCCGCCGCCGCGGCCCACGCGCTGCGCGAGCCGCCCGCCGTCACCGAACGCGCCCGGCGCGCCGCCGCCCTGCACGCCCGGCTCGCCACCGAGGCCCACCGCGCCGTCCTCGGCTGGGGCGCCGTCGCCCGCCCCCCGCAGGCCGGCCGCCACCTCTACGCGGACCTCGGCCCGCTGCGCTCCCGGCTCGCCGCCCGGGGAGTCACCGACTCCCTGGAGCTGGAGGAGTACCTCTCCGAACGGCTCGGCGCCCCCACCCCCGGCGGCCATCGCTTCGGCGACGAACTCGGCGCGCTCCGGGTGCGGCTGGGCACCGGCTCGCTCCTCGGAACGACCCCGGAGCAGCAGACCGGGGCCCTCACCGCCGCGGACCCCCTCGAATTGCCGCACATCGCGGCAGCGCTGAGCATTTTCCGAGCAGCCCTCGACACACCGCGCTGA
- a CDS encoding MBL fold metallo-hydrolase, with protein MTDQTERPPVPVRQTSAGQALTRDAPPVACGEVVAPRPLGEVRTWPRSFADRLTAPLPGVRGVSRLAREHAIRPNAEGLRHIHRLPYAPEPLPPVPAGAGCVTWAGHASWIIRTGGLTILADPVWSRRILGTPARITPVGVRWEDLPPVDAVVISHNHYDHLDAPTLRRLPRHTPLFVPAGLGQWCRRRGFGTVTELDWWESARLGGVRFDFVPSHHWSKRTLTDTCRSLWGGWVIQDTTGEGHGGRIYFAGDTGYGHWFTEIGRRHPGIDLALLPIGAYEPRWWLGDVHTDPEEAVQAYEDLGARAMAPMHWATFLLSAEPVLEPLTRLRTAWQRAGHPRDRLWDLPIGGSRLLEPRPADVTAPTAPASGATPRAPR; from the coding sequence ATGACGGACCAGACCGAGCGTCCCCCGGTGCCTGTCCGGCAGACCTCCGCCGGACAGGCCCTCACCCGGGACGCACCCCCCGTGGCCTGCGGCGAGGTCGTCGCACCGCGTCCCCTCGGCGAGGTGCGCACCTGGCCCAGGAGCTTCGCGGACCGGCTCACCGCCCCGCTCCCCGGCGTCAGGGGCGTGTCACGACTGGCCCGCGAGCACGCCATCCGGCCCAACGCGGAGGGCCTGCGGCACATCCACCGTCTGCCGTACGCCCCCGAGCCCCTGCCGCCCGTCCCGGCCGGGGCCGGCTGCGTCACCTGGGCCGGACACGCCAGCTGGATCATCCGCACCGGCGGCCTCACGATCCTCGCCGACCCCGTCTGGTCCCGCCGCATCCTCGGCACCCCGGCCAGGATCACCCCCGTCGGCGTCCGCTGGGAGGACCTGCCGCCCGTCGACGCCGTCGTCATCAGCCACAACCACTACGACCACCTCGACGCCCCCACTCTGCGCAGACTGCCCCGGCACACCCCGCTGTTCGTCCCGGCGGGCCTCGGCCAGTGGTGCCGCCGCCGCGGCTTCGGCACCGTCACGGAACTCGACTGGTGGGAGTCGGCGCGGCTGGGAGGCGTCCGCTTCGACTTCGTCCCGTCCCACCACTGGTCCAAGCGCACCCTGACCGACACCTGCCGCTCGCTGTGGGGCGGCTGGGTCATCCAGGACACCACCGGGGAGGGGCACGGCGGACGGATCTACTTCGCCGGCGACACCGGATACGGCCACTGGTTCACCGAGATCGGCCGCCGCCACCCCGGCATCGACCTCGCCCTGCTGCCGATCGGCGCGTACGAGCCCCGCTGGTGGCTCGGCGACGTCCACACCGACCCCGAGGAGGCGGTCCAGGCGTACGAGGATCTCGGCGCCCGCGCCATGGCCCCGATGCACTGGGCGACCTTCCTGCTCTCCGCCGAACCGGTCCTCGAACCGCTCACCCGGCTCCGTACCGCCTGGCAGCGCGCCGGCCACCCCCGCGACCGTCTCTGGGACCTGCCCATCGGCGGCTCACGCCTGCTGGAACCCCGGCCGGCCGACGTCACCGCGCCCACCGCGCCCGCGTCCGGCGCCACACCGCGGGCGCCCCGCTGA
- a CDS encoding VTT domain-containing protein, with product MIEFLRETARLPAESTQQAVGYPSLFLLVALGALVPVVPTGALVSSAAVVAFHQSSPFSLLVVFAVASSAAFLGDISLYWLGQRGVRSKNGSRWLRTIRDRAAPERLAQAQQKLDEHGATVLVLSRLVPAGRIPVMLACLLGRMELRRFARGDVPACLAWAATYQLIGILGGSLFPEPWQGVVAAVGLTLLISGAPAVWRRTRARWAR from the coding sequence GTGATCGAGTTCCTGCGGGAGACGGCGCGGCTCCCCGCGGAGTCGACGCAGCAGGCGGTCGGTTATCCGTCGTTGTTCCTGCTGGTGGCGCTGGGTGCCCTGGTGCCGGTGGTGCCGACGGGCGCGCTGGTGAGTTCGGCGGCCGTGGTGGCGTTCCACCAGTCGTCGCCGTTCTCCTTGCTGGTGGTGTTCGCGGTGGCGTCGTCGGCGGCGTTCCTGGGGGACATATCCCTGTACTGGCTGGGGCAGCGGGGGGTCCGGTCGAAGAACGGCTCGCGGTGGCTGCGGACGATCCGGGACCGGGCGGCGCCGGAACGGCTCGCGCAGGCGCAGCAGAAGCTGGACGAGCACGGGGCGACGGTGCTGGTGCTGTCGCGGCTGGTGCCGGCCGGGCGGATTCCGGTGATGCTGGCGTGCCTGCTGGGCCGGATGGAACTGCGGCGGTTCGCCCGGGGCGACGTACCGGCGTGTCTGGCGTGGGCGGCGACGTATCAGCTGATCGGCATCCTGGGCGGTTCGCTGTTCCCGGAGCCGTGGCAGGGGGTGGTCGCGGCGGTGGGTCTGACGCTGCTGATCAGCGGGGCGCCCGCGGTGTGGCGCCGGACGCGGGCGCGGTGGGCGCGGTGA
- a CDS encoding MBL fold metallo-hydrolase has translation MPVEITWWGHATCTIEDSGVRFLTDPLFVRRFAHLRRRRGALPGPDAAVADVVLISHLHSDHLHLPSLARVAPGARVLVPRGSVRSVPGLRLLRRARGLRITEVVAGDEVCVGDVRVRAVPALHDGRRLPLGPHRSPALGYVVEGAARTYFAGDTGLFDDMARAVGPVDVALLPVGGWGPYLGHGHLDAGRAAQALTRLRPRAAVPVHYGTYWPIGMDGVRPHEFHAPGEEFVRKAAMAAPEVVVHRLAHGERVRPGCSG, from the coding sequence GTGCCGGTGGAGATCACCTGGTGGGGTCATGCCACGTGCACGATCGAGGACTCCGGGGTCCGCTTCCTGACCGATCCGCTGTTCGTACGGCGCTTCGCGCATCTGCGGCGCCGCCGGGGTGCGCTGCCCGGTCCGGACGCGGCCGTGGCCGATGTGGTCCTGATCTCCCATCTGCACTCCGACCATCTGCATCTGCCGTCGCTGGCGCGCGTCGCCCCGGGGGCCCGGGTGCTCGTGCCGCGTGGCTCGGTGCGCTCGGTTCCCGGGCTGCGGCTGCTGCGCCGGGCGCGCGGGCTGCGGATCACCGAGGTGGTGGCGGGCGACGAGGTGTGCGTCGGCGATGTGCGGGTCCGGGCCGTCCCCGCGCTGCACGACGGCCGGCGGCTGCCGCTGGGCCCGCACCGCTCCCCCGCCCTGGGGTACGTGGTGGAGGGCGCGGCGCGTACGTACTTCGCGGGGGACACCGGGCTCTTCGACGACATGGCGCGGGCGGTGGGCCCGGTGGACGTGGCGCTGCTGCCGGTCGGCGGCTGGGGGCCCTATCTGGGCCACGGGCACCTCGACGCGGGGCGGGCGGCGCAGGCGCTGACCCGGCTGCGGCCGCGCGCGGCGGTGCCGGTGCACTACGGCACGTACTGGCCGATCGGGATGGACGGGGTCCGGCCGCACGAGTTCCACGCGCCGGGCGAGGAGTTCGTGCGGAAGGCGGCGATGGCGGCGCCGGAGGTCGTGGTGCACCGGCTGGCGCACGGCGAGCGGGTGCGGCCGGGGTGCTCCGGGTGA
- a CDS encoding phage holin family protein, with protein sequence MGDRRWRRAGSALMRVIAVWAVSTLTMLALAGILPDFRLQSPDGDSITRTAFAAAWGAGAFGLLSALVWPVLVRALLIVPAFVLGLLVFFLNGSLLLIALRLIPDGRGAAAPETAVAVAAVMSAVASATSTALAVRDDNAYRRRLSRLADRRRRRTGTGDARGGPPGTVFIQLDGVGHDALVAAAAGGVMPTVAHWLAEAGGHRLTPWRTDWSSQTGASQLGILHGSNHDVPAFRWYEKETGVVMVSSKPASALELQRRAITRTRDGGLLTLDGASRGNLFSGGANQLALVLSMAARLGKGRRSRAGYFAYFSDPANAVRTAGSFAAEVCREIAQSTRSRLRKETPRIKRGGLYPFIRAFATVVERDVVVAAVIGDMFAGRTAVYADLVAYDEVAHHSGPRSRDAEKVLARLDRALALITEVAEQAPRTYRIVLLSDHGQSPGDTFAGVYGLTLKDLVRAGSGLPVPRRAQRSRSASEARDAVRIALHRPVTEGREEQVATPSDPVVLASGNLGLISFPDIEGRATLEQLEHRHPALLSTLANHPGIGFLLVRGERDGSVVLARDGVRVPVADLADGEGPLTPYGPGAADAIRRTDTFPHVADVMVNSMYDPATGTVHAFEEQIGSHGGLGGDQSRPFLLWPRELTDPLDAVTDEDGKRPDELVGAEAVHRVLRHWLQEASGPQVPVPPDGEAGRA encoded by the coding sequence GTGGGCGACAGGCGATGGCGGCGAGCCGGCAGCGCCCTGATGCGCGTGATCGCGGTCTGGGCCGTCTCGACGCTCACCATGCTGGCGCTCGCGGGCATCCTCCCCGACTTCCGGCTCCAGTCGCCCGACGGCGACAGCATCACCAGGACCGCCTTCGCCGCGGCCTGGGGCGCGGGCGCCTTCGGACTGCTCTCCGCCCTGGTCTGGCCCGTGCTCGTACGGGCGCTGCTCATCGTGCCGGCCTTCGTCCTCGGCCTGCTCGTCTTCTTCCTCAACGGCTCGCTGCTGCTGATCGCGCTCCGGCTCATCCCGGACGGCCGGGGCGCCGCCGCCCCGGAGACCGCCGTCGCCGTCGCGGCCGTGATGTCCGCCGTCGCCTCCGCCACCTCCACCGCCCTCGCCGTGCGCGACGACAACGCCTACCGCCGCCGCCTCTCCCGCCTGGCCGACCGGCGCCGCCGCCGCACCGGCACGGGCGACGCGCGCGGCGGCCCGCCGGGCACCGTCTTCATCCAGCTGGACGGGGTCGGCCACGACGCCCTCGTGGCGGCCGCCGCCGGGGGCGTGATGCCGACCGTCGCCCACTGGCTGGCGGAAGCCGGAGGACACCGGCTCACGCCCTGGCGCACCGACTGGTCCAGCCAGACCGGCGCCAGCCAGCTCGGCATCCTGCACGGCAGCAACCACGACGTCCCCGCCTTCCGCTGGTACGAGAAGGAGACCGGCGTCGTCATGGTCTCCAGCAAGCCCGCGAGCGCCCTGGAGCTCCAGCGCCGGGCCATCACCCGCACCCGGGACGGCGGACTCCTCACACTCGACGGCGCCAGCCGCGGCAACCTCTTCAGCGGCGGCGCGAACCAGCTCGCGCTCGTCCTGTCCATGGCCGCCAGGCTCGGCAAGGGCCGCCGGTCGCGGGCCGGGTACTTCGCCTACTTCTCCGACCCCGCCAACGCCGTCCGCACCGCCGGCTCCTTCGCCGCGGAGGTCTGCCGCGAGATCGCCCAGTCCACCCGCTCCCGCCTCCGCAAGGAGACGCCCCGCATCAAGCGCGGCGGCCTGTACCCCTTCATCCGCGCCTTCGCGACCGTCGTCGAACGCGATGTGGTGGTCGCCGCCGTGATCGGCGACATGTTCGCCGGACGGACCGCGGTCTACGCCGACCTCGTCGCGTACGACGAGGTCGCCCACCACTCGGGACCGCGCAGCCGGGACGCCGAGAAGGTGCTCGCCCGCCTCGACCGGGCGCTCGCCCTGATCACCGAGGTCGCCGAACAGGCCCCGCGCACCTACCGGATCGTGCTCCTGTCCGACCACGGCCAGAGCCCGGGGGACACCTTCGCCGGCGTGTACGGGCTGACCCTCAAGGACCTCGTGCGGGCGGGCAGCGGACTGCCCGTGCCCCGGCGCGCGCAGCGCTCCCGCAGCGCATCCGAGGCACGCGACGCGGTCCGGATCGCCCTCCACCGGCCCGTCACCGAAGGCCGGGAGGAGCAGGTCGCGACCCCCTCCGACCCGGTCGTCCTCGCCTCCGGGAACCTCGGCCTGATCTCGTTCCCCGACATCGAGGGCCGCGCGACCCTGGAGCAGCTGGAGCACCGCCACCCCGCACTGCTCTCCACCCTCGCCAACCACCCGGGCATCGGCTTCCTGCTCGTCCGCGGCGAGCGGGACGGCTCGGTGGTGCTGGCCCGCGACGGGGTCCGGGTGCCGGTGGCGGACCTGGCGGACGGAGAGGGGCCGCTGACCCCGTACGGTCCGGGCGCGGCGGACGCGATCCGGCGCACGGACACCTTCCCGCACGTCGCCGACGTCATGGTCAACTCCATGTACGACCCCGCCACCGGCACCGTGCACGCCTTCGAGGAACAGATCGGCTCGCACGGCGGCCTGGGCGGCGACCAGTCCCGGCCGTTCCTGCTGTGGCCGCGCGAGCTGACGGACCCGCTGGACGCCGTCACCGACGAGGACGGGAAGCGCCCGGACGAACTCGTCGGGGCCGAGGCCGTGCACCGCGTCCTCCGCCACTGGCTCCAGGAGGCGTCCGGCCCCCAGGTGCCGGTGCCCCCGGACGGGGAGGCCGGCCGCGCGTGA
- a CDS encoding LacI family transcriptional regulator: protein MSADAPPPARPVTLEDVAGVAGVSRATVSRVINGATTVDPALRRTVEAAVDATGYVPNRAARSLVTRRTDSIALVVSERERRTVPEPFVGRMFSDPYFGRVVAGLLEVLRPAGIQLVLMLADDRESRDQLLSYLRHGHVDGVVLISSHAEDPLPGLLHGTRLPAVLAGQPRRPTPLTYVEADQRAGARLAADHLAALGRRRIGTVSGPQDMPAGQARLDGFLDALAAHGIRDVATAEGDFTHAGGAAAMRRLLAERPDLDAVFIASDLMALGAVPVLLRAGKEVPDDVALVGFDDSSAALACDPPLTTVRQPVEEMSAEMARLLLRQIGKPADPPPSVIFHPTLVRRQSA, encoded by the coding sequence ATGTCTGCCGACGCACCGCCGCCCGCCCGCCCCGTGACCTTGGAGGACGTCGCCGGAGTGGCCGGGGTGTCACGGGCCACGGTGTCGCGGGTGATCAACGGGGCGACCACGGTGGACCCGGCGCTGCGGCGGACCGTGGAGGCCGCGGTGGACGCCACCGGTTACGTTCCCAACCGCGCCGCCCGTTCGCTGGTGACCCGGCGGACCGACTCGATCGCGCTGGTCGTCTCGGAGCGGGAACGGCGCACCGTGCCCGAGCCGTTCGTCGGCCGGATGTTCTCCGATCCGTACTTCGGACGCGTGGTCGCCGGGCTCCTGGAGGTACTGCGCCCCGCGGGCATCCAGCTGGTCCTGATGCTGGCCGACGACCGGGAGTCGCGGGACCAGCTCCTCTCGTACCTGCGTCACGGGCACGTCGACGGGGTGGTGCTGATCTCGTCGCACGCGGAGGATCCGCTCCCCGGGCTGCTGCACGGAACCCGGCTGCCCGCCGTCCTCGCGGGGCAGCCCCGCAGGCCGACCCCGCTCACCTATGTCGAGGCGGACCAGCGGGCCGGGGCGCGGCTGGCCGCCGACCATCTCGCCGCGCTGGGCCGCCGCCGGATCGGCACGGTGTCGGGCCCGCAGGACATGCCCGCCGGTCAGGCGCGCCTCGACGGATTCCTGGACGCGCTCGCGGCGCACGGCATCCGGGACGTGGCGACCGCCGAGGGCGACTTCACCCATGCCGGGGGCGCGGCGGCGATGCGGCGGCTGCTGGCGGAGCGTCCGGACCTGGACGCGGTGTTCATCGCGTCGGACCTGATGGCGCTCGGGGCCGTACCGGTGCTGCTGCGGGCCGGGAAGGAGGTCCCGGACGATGTCGCGCTCGTCGGGTTCGACGACAGCAGTGCGGCGCTGGCCTGCGATCCGCCGCTGACGACGGTCCGCCAGCCGGTGGAGGAGATGTCGGCGGAGATGGCCCGGCTGCTGCTCAGGCAGATCGGCAAGCCGGCGGACCCCCCGCCCTCCGTGATCTTCCACCCGACACTCGTACGGCGGCAGTCGGCCTGA
- a CDS encoding DUF305 domain-containing protein, whose protein sequence is MKATRSAATLTLLLLLLAGCGSPAAEPERTPPAAETQSTPPPATGAPADPTDAAWVQLMTPMNESAVALLSLAADRCADAGVRRWAAGLRTSQDGELARMRPLLARMGLPDTNVHEGHHMPGMVTEDDIERARTLKGAAFDRFLVERIGGHLRQTAQVSRSETGAGTRQDAKRLAASLVAARTSEIARLPALSEGSG, encoded by the coding sequence ATGAAAGCGACCCGCAGCGCGGCGACGCTCACCCTGCTGCTGCTCCTCCTGGCCGGCTGCGGCTCCCCGGCGGCCGAGCCGGAGCGCACTCCTCCGGCGGCCGAGACGCAAAGCACTCCCCCGCCGGCCACCGGCGCCCCCGCCGATCCCACCGACGCCGCCTGGGTACAGCTGATGACCCCCATGAACGAGTCGGCCGTGGCGCTCCTCTCGCTCGCCGCCGACCGCTGCGCCGACGCCGGCGTACGGCGCTGGGCGGCCGGCCTGCGGACCTCGCAGGACGGTGAACTGGCCCGGATGCGCCCGCTGCTGGCCCGGATGGGGCTTCCGGACACCAATGTGCACGAGGGCCACCACATGCCGGGCATGGTGACGGAGGACGACATCGAACGGGCCCGCACGCTGAAGGGCGCGGCCTTCGACCGGTTCCTGGTGGAACGGATCGGGGGCCATCTGCGCCAGACCGCCCAGGTGTCGCGTTCCGAGACCGGGGCCGGTACCCGGCAGGACGCCAAGCGGCTCGCCGCCTCCCTGGTCGCGGCCCGCACGTCCGAAATCGCCCGGCTGCCCGCCCTGTCCGAAGGTTCCGGCTGA
- a CDS encoding DUF1996 domain-containing protein, with protein MLFFRQRRSGEDSHRGTPPRRRYRTAALAAAALALTFLQATTNSASAGPADAAAPAPKAAADVVRVAEFLAECPYTHRAPDDPIVFPGLPGASHMHSFFGNDSTNGHSDLASLEKARSTCSPDIDLSSYWVPTLYDGDKEVEPTGTTFYYLGEGVRDDVIRQIKPFPRGLRIVAGNAKATGPNDNTISRWSCLHHGEVNPSHDFVNCPADAMLESYLDFPQCWNGKDLDSADHKSHMSYPVNGECPATHPVPVPKLRQVLRYPVNGDPSRFRLASGPGYTMHGDFFNVWPDDQLAQRVRDCINAIIKCGADGTP; from the coding sequence GTGCTCTTCTTCCGTCAACGACGCAGCGGCGAAGACAGCCACCGCGGAACCCCACCGCGCCGGCGGTACCGCACGGCGGCGCTCGCCGCCGCCGCGCTCGCCCTGACTTTCCTCCAGGCCACCACCAACAGCGCATCCGCCGGCCCCGCCGACGCCGCGGCCCCCGCCCCCAAGGCGGCCGCCGATGTCGTCCGGGTCGCCGAGTTCCTGGCCGAGTGCCCCTACACCCACCGGGCGCCCGACGACCCGATCGTCTTCCCGGGCCTGCCCGGCGCCTCGCACATGCACAGCTTCTTCGGCAACGACTCCACGAACGGCCACTCCGACCTCGCCTCGCTGGAGAAGGCCCGGAGCACCTGTTCACCCGACATCGACCTGTCGTCGTACTGGGTGCCGACCCTGTACGACGGTGACAAGGAGGTGGAGCCCACCGGCACCACGTTCTACTACCTCGGCGAGGGCGTCCGCGACGACGTCATCCGGCAGATCAAGCCCTTCCCCCGGGGCCTGCGGATCGTCGCGGGCAACGCGAAGGCGACCGGGCCGAACGACAACACCATCTCGCGGTGGTCGTGCCTGCACCACGGCGAGGTCAACCCGTCGCACGACTTCGTCAACTGCCCGGCGGACGCGATGCTGGAGTCGTACCTCGACTTCCCGCAGTGCTGGAACGGCAAGGACCTCGACTCGGCCGACCACAAGAGCCACATGTCCTACCCGGTCAACGGCGAGTGCCCGGCCACCCACCCGGTGCCGGTGCCCAAGCTCCGTCAGGTGCTGCGGTACCCGGTCAACGGCGACCCGTCCCGGTTCCGGCTGGCGTCCGGTCCCGGCTACACGATGCACGGCGACTTCTTCAACGTGTGGCCCGACGACCAGCTGGCGCAGCGCGTCCGCGACTGCATCAACGCCATCATCAAGTGCGGGGCCGACGGCACTCCCTGA